A single region of the Deltaproteobacteria bacterium genome encodes:
- a CDS encoding PilZ domain-containing protein, with the protein MAAPKNSAAPNPSGFDSPRAAPRCRSRILVEILVAGRVERGAIADVSPSGARIVGPVLSLAPGTPVEVRYLAAKGIAPKPLRGEFVRTTEDGFAIRILRD; encoded by the coding sequence ATGGCCGCCCCGAAGAACTCCGCCGCACCGAATCCGTCCGGCTTCGATTCGCCGCGCGCGGCGCCCCGCTGCCGCTCGCGGATCCTGGTCGAGATCCTCGTCGCGGGCCGGGTCGAGCGCGGCGCGATCGCGGACGTCTCGCCGAGCGGCGCTCGGATCGTCGGCCCGGTGCTCTCGCTCGCGCCCGGCACGCCCGTCGAGGTCCGCTACCTCGCCGCGAAGGGAATCGCGCCGAAGCCGCTGCGCGGCGAGTTCGTGCGCACGACCGAAGACGGATTCGCGATCCGCATCCTGCGCGACTGA